From the Scyliorhinus canicula chromosome 4, sScyCan1.1, whole genome shotgun sequence genome, the window TAGGAGAGATGATTCGTTCTTTCCTTACTAAACTGGAATGGTTCTCTACCTTATTCCCAAGAATCCCAGTTCCTGTTCAAAAGAATTTGGACCAGTATCTCAAAACTCGACCAAGGAAAATTGCTAAAAAGGACGGGAAGGATAGTATGGAAGAGCCAGAACGACTTTCAGAGCGCCGACATTCGAGGTAATACCATTTGGCTTATTTAAATACCTCAACATATGTTTAAAAAGCTGTTTTTAAAGCACTTAAAATTTAATGGCAATTTATTGACTTGTCTTTCAGGTCACCAAGAAGATCTCTTACTCCACGCAAATCTCCTAGACGATCTAGAAGCAGAAGTCGTCATAGAGAAGGCCATGGATCTTTTGGTTTTGACAAGGAattagaaagagaaagagaacgacAGAAAAGGGAAAGGGAACAAATTAAAGACAGAGAGCGAAGTGAGAAGGATAGGCATAAATCTAGAAGCACAGATAGAGGCTTGGACCGCAGGCGAAGCAGAAGCAGAGACCATCACAGAAGTCGAAGCAGAGATAAAAGGAGTGATAAAAAGGATAGAGATAAAGAAAGGGAGAAGGAAAATGAAAGAAGCAGAAGGCGAGAAAAAGATTACGAGAAAGACAAAGAAAAAGTGagtgatagagatagagaaaggaATGTTGAGAAAGAATCAGAGAGATCTAAAGACCGGGATAAAAGAAGCCAATTAAAGACAGAAGACAGAAAACGTAAggaagaaagaagagaaaaagaTGAAAAGAGGCATAAAGATGATAAAAAGGAATCAAAAAAAGATAAAAGGCATAGTCGAAGCAAGAGCAGAGAGAAAAGACACAGAAGCAGTAGTCCTGGCAGGGGATGTGTCAGCAAACGTAGTAGAAGCAAAAGCAAAGAGAAATCTAAACACCGCAATGAACATAAAGAAAAATCAAACAAAAGAAGTATTAGCAAAGAAAGGACTGATGAGAATGATGGTGAACAGATAAAGAAGCAGCGTAGTCATAGCAAAGAGAAAGCTCACAAGCGCAGTCGAAGCAAAGAGCGATCTCACAAACAAAGTCACGGTGATGGTAAGGACCATTCAAGCAAACCAAGCCACAGAAGTCTCAGTACAGAAAGAGATGATAAAAGCAATGCAGATGTATTGTTGCAAGGCAATACCACTGATGATGACTGAAATATTACTTAAATCTTTAATTGTACAGTAAATAAATGGTTTTGCTTTtgaacaattttctttttttaaaattcaattatgCTATGGCTAGGATAAACATGTCTTCAAATTCCTGTAGCCTGCAGATGATATTTCCTGTTTGTAGGAAGTGCCTTTGGTAACCAGCTGTTCAACTTACCATTGTAATCCAAGACCAACTTTATTCTGTACAATGTAGTTGATacagatttgtttttgtttgaaatAATGTTTTTGCAAGTATactatgtacatatgttctgagaGTTTTAATCATTGGCACAACTGCCATGTTGGTTCATTTTGTATGATGGGCAATAAACTGCCAGTACTTAAAACTGTTGTGTTAATACACTGTTAGCATTTATGTCTGACATATGTGCCCTGTAGTAGACATCCCTAAATTCACAAACATTGTACTGATGTTTAGTGTCTATTTGAGTCTTTCAGGGGAAAAAGGTGGATGATGGCTTCTTAACTTCCCCAGATAAgttaataaacaccaacattggTGTTCTTCTTCATGGCATTCATGCAAATATTCTACATGGTGATAGGTAATTTAAAAATCAGATCCAGAAGTAGTATTGGAAATATACTAGATATCAGTGTGTGAATAAGAAGGATACAAGCAGCTGTTTAATATTATGATGATTTGCTTATGCAGTGAATCCCACGCCAGTGTTACGACACACTGGGCaagtgcactgtcaattctagccccacttgacctggagtcacaacacaagtgaatcaaTCCATAATTGTGCCCAAAGTATTTGGCCGTTGGCTGCTCAATAATTACAATCACAAGGTTTGTAAATGtagacacaattactttttattaataacaagaactgtaattAAATCAGTAGCAAATAcagctggttaactattatctaattccctgctttaacttgccccaccctctaTGTGCGCGCACACACACGACAGACAAACTCAGGGGAATAAAGAAGTAAAAGGAAAAAACTCTTTGTTTTAGATAGTGGTTTTAGCCCATTGCACCTTTTCAggctttgctttcagttcaaggtttttaaaatataaatttggagaacccaattattttttttccaataaaggggcaatttagcttggccaatccatcgaacctgcacatctttgggttcatagaagttcatagaatttacagtgcagaaggaggccattcggcccatcgagtctgcactggctcctggaaagagcaccctacccaaggttaacacctccaccctatccccataacccaacactaatggacactaagggcaatttatcatggctaatccacctaacctgcacatctttggactgtgggaggaaacccacgcacacacggggaggatgtgcagactccgcatagacagtgacccaagccggaatcgaacctgggaccctggagctgtgaagcgattgtgctgtccttTTTTGTGGAGGTGAATCCTacacagacatggcgagaatgtgcaaattccacacggactgacccaaggccaggattcgaacctgggtcctcagcgtcatagcgacgctaaccactgtgcccatgCTGCCCCCAGTTCGAGGTTTTATTGCAGATCAATTCAAGTCTCTAGTTTCAGAAACAGTGCACTCAGCCTATCTGGACCTTGTCTATGTCTAGGACTCAACTGGCCTCTGAGAACCatcccactgggataggatcccaTCACCACCTGTTACAGGGCAGAGTactggccttttggccaattcactggccaccagccaatcaatcgaacTGAGTCTCGTCTCATTTTTCCGAaaaagtctgaagctcctgttctgACTAGCCATGTTCTctctaactttttttaaaaataatttttattgaaattttttacagaaaatataaaacataacgacaaacaatgaaatgcaacaaaataacccataataactatcacccccagaccgtatcaacgcatgtatcacatccccccccccaaccccaatgaacaacaaaagaacttaaaaataaataaaaattaaataaacaaacatagtaatCGTCCgtttccccccccgggttgctgctgctactgtccccataccctatcgttgagccagaaagtcgaggaaaggttgccactgcctaaagaacccttgtaccgaccctctacgggcgaatttgaccttctctaggttaatgaaacccgccatgtcattgatccaggtctccacgcttgggggcctcgcatccttccattgtagcaagatccttcgccgggctactagggatgcaaaggccagcacaccagcctttttcgcctcctgcactcctggctccaccccaaccccaaaaatcacgagtccccatcctggcttgaccctggatcccaacaccctcgacaccgtcctcgccacccccttccagaactcctccagtgccgggcatgcccagaacatatgggtatggttcgctggactccccgagcacctgacacacctgtcttcacccccaaagaacctactcatcctcgtcccagtcatgtgggcccagtgcagcaccttgaattggatgaggctaagccgcgcacacgagggggaagaattaaccctctccagggcatcagcccatgtcccgtcttcgatctgttccctcagttccccctcccacttggctttcagctcctctactgacgcctcctgcataaccttgtagatatcagatatcttcccctctccgacccagacacccgaaagcaccctgtcactcacccccctcgcgggaaacgaagggaatccctccacctgccgtctagcaaatgcctttaccagcagatacctgaacatgtttgccggggggagcccaaatacccgatgttcctccccaccccgcaccagacccctccatctccctaactcactcaacaccatagccaaaggttcaatcgccagtgcaaagagcaagggggacagggggcacccctgcctggtcccacggtagagcctaaagtactccgatcttctATTGGTAACTGCACTTGCCATctgagccgcgtagagcagcctcacccatttgatgaatccctccccgaatccgaaccgctccagcacctcccacaggtacccccactcaactctatcaaaagctttctctgcatccagcgccaccactatctccccctccactgccgtcatcataacatttagcagtctccgcacattcgtgttgagctgccgtcccttgacaaatcctgtctgatcctcgtgtatcacccctggcacacagtcctctatcctggtggccaggatcttcgccagcaacttagcgtcaacattgaggagtgagataggcctgtgtgatccacactgcaaggggtccttatcccgcttcaggatcagagagatcagtgcccgtgacatcgtcggggacaaagcccccccatgcctcattgaaggctcgcaccaacagggggcccaccagatccgcatacttttaataaaattccacagggaacccgtccggccccggcaccttacctgactgcatttgtccaatccccctaactagctcctccaactctattggcgccaccagcccctctaccagctccgcttgaacccttgggaaacatagcctgttcatgaagctctccattccccctctccccatcggaggttccgaccggtacagttcctcgtagacgtccctaaagaccccatttacttctgtccccttctacactacattcccacccctatccgtcattccaccaatttccctagccgcatctcgcctgcggagctgatgcgccaacatcctgcttgccttctccccatactcatataccgtgccctgcgccctcctccactgtgtctccacctttctggtggtcaacaagtcaaatttggcctgaaaactacgccgttcccccagcaacccctcctccggtgcctccgagtatctcctgtccaccttcaggagctcccccaccagtctctccctctccttcctctccctctccctatgggcccggatggagatcagctccccccgcggggatcactgctttcagagcctcccagaccatccccacccggacctcccctgtgtcgttggtatcaagatacccctcaatacttccccggaccctcctacacacctcatcagccagcatccccacatccaggcgccagagcggacgctggtcctgcgcctcccccatctccagatcaacccagtgcggagcatagtctgaaatcgctatggccgaatactcggcatcctgcacctttgggatcaatcccctgctcaggacgaaaaaatctattcgggaatagaccctatggacatg encodes:
- the prpf38b gene encoding pre-mRNA-splicing factor 38B isoform X2 codes for the protein MRSTSRLSTAEMRFILRYMVFLSYPDQAGGNSGTVQNAYFSLNVTHIEPWEKGSRKTAGQTGMCGGVRGVGTGGIVSTAFCLLYKLFTLKLTRKQVMGLITHTDSPYIRGLGFMYIRYTQPPADLWDWYEPFLDDEEELDVKAGGGCVMTIGEMIRSFLTKLEWFSTLFPRIPVPVQKNLDQYLKTRPRKIAKKDGKDSMEEPERLSERRHSRSPRRSLTPRKSPRRSRSRSRHREGHGSFGFDKELERERERQKREREQIKDRERSEKDRHKSRSTDRGLDRRRSRSRDHHRSRSRDKRSDKKDRDKEREKENERSRRREKDYEKDKEKVSDRDRERNVEKESERSKDRDKRSQLKTEDRKRKEERREKDEKRHKDDKKESKKDKRHSRSKSREKRHRSSSPGRGCVSKRSRSKSKEKSKHRNEHKEKSNKRSISKERTDENDGEQIKKQRSHSKEKAHKRSRSKERSHKQSHGDGKDHSSKPSHRSLSTERDDKSNADVLLQGNTTDDD
- the prpf38b gene encoding pre-mRNA-splicing factor 38B isoform X1, which gives rise to MANKTAIGNHQQQQQQAGGSVKPASSIKQGNVLPLWGNEKTMNLNPLILTNILSSPYFKVQLYELKTYHEVVDEIYFKVTHIEPWEKGSRKTAGQTGMCGGVRGVGTGGIVSTAFCLLYKLFTLKLTRKQVMGLITHTDSPYIRGLGFMYIRYTQPPADLWDWYEPFLDDEEELDVKAGGGCVMTIGEMIRSFLTKLEWFSTLFPRIPVPVQKNLDQYLKTRPRKIAKKDGKDSMEEPERLSERRHSRSPRRSLTPRKSPRRSRSRSRHREGHGSFGFDKELERERERQKREREQIKDRERSEKDRHKSRSTDRGLDRRRSRSRDHHRSRSRDKRSDKKDRDKEREKENERSRRREKDYEKDKEKVSDRDRERNVEKESERSKDRDKRSQLKTEDRKRKEERREKDEKRHKDDKKESKKDKRHSRSKSREKRHRSSSPGRGCVSKRSRSKSKEKSKHRNEHKEKSNKRSISKERTDENDGEQIKKQRSHSKEKAHKRSRSKERSHKQSHGDGKDHSSKPSHRSLSTERDDKSNADVLLQGNTTDDD
- the prpf38b gene encoding pre-mRNA-splicing factor 38B isoform X4, with amino-acid sequence MGLITHTDSPYIRGLGFMYIRYTQPPADLWDWYEPFLDDEEELDVKAGGGCVMTIGEMIRSFLTKLEWFSTLFPRIPVPVQKNLDQYLKTRPRKIAKKDGKDSMEEPERLSERRHSRSPRRSLTPRKSPRRSRSRSRHREGHGSFGFDKELERERERQKREREQIKDRERSEKDRHKSRSTDRGLDRRRSRSRDHHRSRSRDKRSDKKDRDKEREKENERSRRREKDYEKDKEKVSDRDRERNVEKESERSKDRDKRSQLKTEDRKRKEERREKDEKRHKDDKKESKKDKRHSRSKSREKRHRSSSPGRGCVSKRSRSKSKEKSKHRNEHKEKSNKRSISKERTDENDGEQIKKQRSHSKEKAHKRSRSKERSHKQSHGDGKDHSSKPSHRSLSTERDDKSNADVLLQGNTTDDD
- the prpf38b gene encoding pre-mRNA-splicing factor 38B isoform X3, whose protein sequence is MRFILRYMVFLSYPDQAGGNSGTVQNAYFSLNVTHIEPWEKGSRKTAGQTGMCGGVRGVGTGGIVSTAFCLLYKLFTLKLTRKQVMGLITHTDSPYIRGLGFMYIRYTQPPADLWDWYEPFLDDEEELDVKAGGGCVMTIGEMIRSFLTKLEWFSTLFPRIPVPVQKNLDQYLKTRPRKIAKKDGKDSMEEPERLSERRHSRSPRRSLTPRKSPRRSRSRSRHREGHGSFGFDKELERERERQKREREQIKDRERSEKDRHKSRSTDRGLDRRRSRSRDHHRSRSRDKRSDKKDRDKEREKENERSRRREKDYEKDKEKVSDRDRERNVEKESERSKDRDKRSQLKTEDRKRKEERREKDEKRHKDDKKESKKDKRHSRSKSREKRHRSSSPGRGCVSKRSRSKSKEKSKHRNEHKEKSNKRSISKERTDENDGEQIKKQRSHSKEKAHKRSRSKERSHKQSHGDGKDHSSKPSHRSLSTERDDKSNADVLLQGNTTDDD
- the prpf38b gene encoding pre-mRNA-splicing factor 38B isoform X5; its protein translation is MCELDVKAGGGCVMTIGEMIRSFLTKLEWFSTLFPRIPVPVQKNLDQYLKTRPRKIAKKDGKDSMEEPERLSERRHSRSPRRSLTPRKSPRRSRSRSRHREGHGSFGFDKELERERERQKREREQIKDRERSEKDRHKSRSTDRGLDRRRSRSRDHHRSRSRDKRSDKKDRDKEREKENERSRRREKDYEKDKEKVSDRDRERNVEKESERSKDRDKRSQLKTEDRKRKEERREKDEKRHKDDKKESKKDKRHSRSKSREKRHRSSSPGRGCVSKRSRSKSKEKSKHRNEHKEKSNKRSISKERTDENDGEQIKKQRSHSKEKAHKRSRSKERSHKQSHGDGKDHSSKPSHRSLSTERDDKSNADVLLQGNTTDDD
- the prpf38b gene encoding pre-mRNA-splicing factor 38B isoform X6; the encoded protein is MTIGEMIRSFLTKLEWFSTLFPRIPVPVQKNLDQYLKTRPRKIAKKDGKDSMEEPERLSERRHSRSPRRSLTPRKSPRRSRSRSRHREGHGSFGFDKELERERERQKREREQIKDRERSEKDRHKSRSTDRGLDRRRSRSRDHHRSRSRDKRSDKKDRDKEREKENERSRRREKDYEKDKEKVSDRDRERNVEKESERSKDRDKRSQLKTEDRKRKEERREKDEKRHKDDKKESKKDKRHSRSKSREKRHRSSSPGRGCVSKRSRSKSKEKSKHRNEHKEKSNKRSISKERTDENDGEQIKKQRSHSKEKAHKRSRSKERSHKQSHGDGKDHSSKPSHRSLSTERDDKSNADVLLQGNTTDDD